A region from the Alosa alosa isolate M-15738 ecotype Scorff River chromosome 7, AALO_Geno_1.1, whole genome shotgun sequence genome encodes:
- the mgat3b gene encoding beta-1,4-mannosyl-glycoprotein 4-beta-N-acetylglucosaminyltransferase, producing the protein MWTGNRNRGGMTFFTWMKMRRHRVFLLCTVGLCVISFLHYYKALHYVSLLRELSAPYPNIKSFIMVTGFFWRERATPLASAVPEEGPPLDLRPSDTKPRAGEHMEGERMMGGLDDPGGLVMEVGEDPGVPRPWGRPEEPPHRDPVGIEEKNERQKVTPWHPNPPVVRLRPEAPHVVVEVEELDPTTAPTPDPIESMDDLHSRIHHLQNDRTPYFVRTKAGALCFRQGTEVAPPGGQAKVAGPTAAAAAAATKHGQRQLLQQPMHPQLQQQQQQQQQPQLQYPPEEQAGTLRAKPRRGKRLVKCVCRPGWHGPYCGVPTMVYHSNLPTKERLTPRETPRRVINAINVNHEFDLLHVRFHELASAVDLFLVCESNFTAYGDRRPLRFLRLLLNGTYDYIRHKILYVFLDHFPDGGRQDGWIADDYLRTFLTRNGVSRVAGLRPDDVFLINDADEIPAREGILFLKLFDGWTEPFAIHMRKSLYGFFWKQLGSLEVVSGCTVGMLRDVYDNDGIRLRRREYYTMPGFRKYENDTGHILVQWSLGSPFHFAGWHCSWCFTPEGIHFKLISAQNGDFPRWGDYEDKRDLKYIRELIRTGGWFDGSVQEYPPSDPKEHMYAPKYMLDHYEQYRYLLENPYETKINGG; encoded by the exons ATGTGGACGGGTAATCGGAACCGTGGTGGAATGACCTTTTTCACATG GATGAAAATGCGACGGCATAGGGTGTTCTTGCTTTGCACGGTGGGCCTGTGTGTCATCTCCTTCCTGCACTACTACAAGGCGCTGCACTACGTGTCGCTGCTGCGCGAGCTCTCCGCCCCCTACCCCAACATCAAGTCCTTCATCATGGTCACCGGCTTCTTCTGGAGGGAGAGGGCCACGCCTCTGGCCAGCGCCGTGCCCGAGGAGGGGCCGCCGCTGGACCTCAGGCCCTCGGACACCAAGCCCCGGGCCGGGGAGCACATGGAGGGTGAGAGGATGATGGGAGGGCTTGATGACCCGGGGGGGCTAGTgatggaggtgggggaggatccTGGAGTGCCCAGACCGTGGGGGAGGCCTGAGGAACCACCACACCGGGATCCTGTTGGCATTGAA GAGAAAAATGAGCGCCAGAAGGTGACGCCCTGGCACCCCAATCCCCCAGTAGTTCGTCTGAGACCGGAGGCTCCGCacgtggtggtggaggtggaagaACTCGACCCCACGACGGCTCCTACCCCCGACCCGATCGAGTCCATGGACGACCTCCACAGCCGCATTCACCACCTCCAGAACGACCGCACGCCCTACTTTGTGCGCACCAAAGCCGGCGCCCTGTGCTTCCGGCAGGGGACCGAAGTAGCGCCCCCTGGTGGCCAGGCCAAAGTGGCAGgccccacagcagcagcagcagcagcagcgaccAAACACGGTCAGCGGCAGCTCCTCCAGCAGCCCATGCACCCCCAgcttcaacagcagcagcagcagcagcagcagccacagctGCAGTATCCCCCCGAGGAGCAGGCCGGCACTCTGCGCGCCAAGCCCAGGCGCGGCAAGCGGCTGGTGAAGTGCGTGTGCCGGCCCGGCTGGCACGGGCCCTACTGCGGCGTGCCCACCATGGTCTACCACTCCAACCTGCCCACCAAGGAGCGGCTGACGCCTCGCGAGACGCCCCGGCGCGTCATCAACGCCATCAACGTCAACCACGAGTTCGACCTGCTGCACGTGCGCTTTCACGAGCTGGCGAGCGCCGTGGACCTTTTCCTGGTGTGCGAGTCGAACTTCACGGCGTACGGCGACCGGAGGCCGCTGCGCTTCCTGCGCCTGCTGCTCAACGGCACGTACGACTACATCCGCCACAAGATCCTCTACGTCTTCCTCGACCACTTCCCCGACGGCGGGCGGCAGGACGGCTGGATCGCCGACGACTACCTGCGCACCTTTCTGACGCGCAACGGCGTGTCGCGGGTGGCGGGCCTCCGGCCGGACGACGTCTTCCTCATCAACGACGCCGACGAGATCCCGGCCCGCGAGGGCATCCTCTTCCTCAAGCTGTTCGACGGCTGGACGGAGCCCTTCGCCATCCACATGCGCAAGTCGCTCTACGGCTTCTTCTGGAAGCAGCTGGGCTCTCTGGAAGTGGTGTCGGGCTGCACCGTGGGCATGCTCCGTGACGTCTACGACAACGACGGCATCCGGCTGCGGCGGCGAGAGTACTACACCATGCCAGGCTTCCGTAAGTACGAGAACGACACGGGACACATCCTGGTGCAGTGGTCGCTGGGAAGTCCGTTCCACTTTGCCGGTTGGCACTGCTCGTGGTGCTTCACCCCCGAGGGGATTCACTTTAAGCTCATCTCGGCCCAGAACGGGGACTTCCCGCGATGGGGCGACTACGAGGACAAGCGAGACCTTAAATACATCCGGGAGCTGATCCGAACCGGGGGCTGGTTCGACGGCTCCGTGCAGGAGTACCCTCCTTCGGATCCCAAGGAGCACATGTACGCTCCCAAATACATGTTGGACCACTACGAGCAGTACCGGTACTTGCTGGAGAACCCGTACGAAACGAAGATAAATGGGGGGTAA